In Gulosibacter molinativorax, a single window of DNA contains:
- a CDS encoding NADPH-dependent FMN reductase yields the protein MTKIAIVTSSIRPNRLSIQAAEWIKAEADKRGDADYEIVDIKEFNLPVWDGAPGAEAPNEQGKAFSAKMAEFDGFVFVVSEYNHGISGALKNALDYLQPELHNKAAGFASYGSAMGVRAVENLRVVLSEAQVAHVRNAAQFSLFTDIENFSTFKPSDMGAASLAPMLDQLIVWTKAMEAVRAGQFALEGANA from the coding sequence ATGACCAAGATTGCGATCGTCACCTCGAGCATCCGCCCGAACCGCCTCAGCATCCAGGCTGCCGAATGGATCAAGGCCGAAGCCGACAAGCGCGGCGACGCCGACTACGAGATCGTCGACATCAAGGAATTCAACCTGCCGGTTTGGGATGGTGCTCCGGGTGCCGAGGCTCCGAACGAGCAGGGCAAGGCATTCAGCGCAAAGATGGCCGAGTTTGACGGCTTCGTCTTCGTCGTGAGCGAGTACAACCACGGCATCTCGGGCGCGCTCAAGAACGCGCTTGACTACCTCCAGCCTGAGCTGCACAACAAGGCCGCCGGCTTCGCGTCCTACGGCTCGGCAATGGGTGTCCGCGCGGTCGAGAACCTCCGCGTCGTGCTCTCCGAGGCACAGGTTGCGCACGTCCGCAACGCCGCACAGTTCTCGCTCTTCACCGACATCGAGAACTTCTCGACCTTCAAGCCTTCCGACATGGGCGCCGCATCGCTCGCGCCGATGCTCGACCAGCTCATCGTCTGGACCAAGGCGATGGAGGCGGTCCGCGCAGGTCAGTTCGCGCTCGAGGGTGCGAACGCCTAA